A window of the Streptomyces formicae genome harbors these coding sequences:
- a CDS encoding RRQRL motif-containing zinc-binding protein has protein sequence MSTLPVYRWRLAPDGYATYRQLRALGLRPGGQGVAAQVERPRRRRGPLIAYLYCIDAAKPVRPMTPAKWAALAKANAAQRVCPNCRRDAGYRIPRSRGMCGLCVHHEEQRAA, from the coding sequence GTGAGCACCCTGCCGGTCTATCGGTGGCGCCTCGCCCCCGATGGCTATGCCACCTACCGCCAACTACGCGCCCTCGGACTACGCCCCGGCGGGCAAGGCGTGGCGGCTCAGGTGGAGCGTCCGCGCCGTCGGCGCGGCCCGCTGATCGCCTACCTCTACTGCATCGATGCCGCGAAGCCCGTACGACCGATGACGCCCGCGAAATGGGCTGCCTTGGCGAAGGCGAATGCCGCTCAGCGCGTCTGCCCGAACTGCCGTCGCGATGCGGGATATCGGATCCCGCGCTCGCGCGGCATGTGCGGGCTGTGTGTCCACCACGAGGAACAGCGCGCTGCATAA